The stretch of DNA ATATGATAACGACATTTTCTGAAGAAGCGCTAATCGAGGCTATTGAAGCGGGAGGTCAAAGAAGACAGAAAGCCATCGCTTTCATATACCAAGATAAAGCCCTAAAGAACCAAATCGTTGCCTTCGTAAAAAACCACAATGGAAACCAAGAAGATGGTATCGATGTTTTTCATGAAGGAATCATAGCTTTTGATAAAAACATTCGCAGTAAGAATTACAAGGGTGAGGGGAGATTGAAAGGATATTTGTATTCTACCTGCCGATTTATCTGGCTAAATAAATTGAAAAGAGACAAAAAGATAGTTTACACAGCCGAAGAAACGCAATTGGACCAGGTGCTGTATGAAACACCCGAGTCTTTATCCCTTGACGAGGAACAAAAAAAGATCATTACAAAAATCCTCGGTCAATTAGACCCCAAATGCGCAAAGATCCTGGAACTCTGGAAAC from Saprospiraceae bacterium encodes:
- a CDS encoding sigma-70 family RNA polymerase sigma factor; this translates as MITTFSEEALIEAIEAGGQRRQKAIAFIYQDKALKNQIVAFVKNHNGNQEDGIDVFHEGIIAFDKNIRSKNYKGEGRLKGYLYSTCRFIWLNKLKRDKKIVYTAEETQLDQVLYETPESLSLDEEQKKIITKILGQLDPKCAKILELWKLSYSMDEIAEQVGIKDGSMARRQKYNCYQKLLQIVDNAPNLKNLLK